AGGAGGAAAGTCACGTGAGAGCAGGAAAGTCACATGACAGGAGGAAAGTCATATGACAGGAGGAAAGTCACGTGACAGGAGGAGGAATAGCAAGTTGTGTGTGAGTGGATGAGGAGAGACTGCAGGTAAGAAGTAAGTAGTGAATGACAGACAGGGGCTTATAGAGAGGGACCTGTGAGATTTCTCTCTGGACTCACCTCTGCACTTTGTGTTCAtctcacactgacacacacactgtgtattcctctcactcacactcacactcacactgtgtattcctctcactcacactcacactcacactgtgtATTCCTCTCACTCACACTGTGTATtcctctcactcacactcacactgtgtattcctctcactcactcacactcactcacactgtGTAttccactcactcactcacactgtGTGTtcctctcactcactcacactgTGTATTCCACTCACTCACACTGTGTATtcctctcactcacactcacactgtgtATTcctctcactcacacactcacacactcactcacactgtGTATtcctctcactcacactcacactgtgtattccactcactcacacactcacacactcactcacactgtGTATtcctctcactcacactcacactgtgtattcctcacactcactcactcactctcactcactcactcactcactctcacacGCTCTCTGACAAGCTATTgctactattcaggcctctcctattcatattccagtctcttcttcaaatcaatgcatggttgctaggggaatttggaccctagcaaccacattactgaaatgacaaactggagagctgctgaataaaaagctaaataagtcaaagaacacaaataataaaaaatgaaaaccaattgcaaattgtcccagaatatccctctgtacgtcatactaacagttaattcaaaggtgtgATGGGCGGATCAATGAGCAAAATTGTAAAgatgacatttttaattttaattaaacggGGAATTTACCCTTGAAATCGCAAATTATTAACAATCCTACAGATATATTCCTATAAGAGACATTTGAGATATGACTGGAAAGTGGGTCCAGATAAGGAAATGCTTGTTGGGATTGTTGTGTATGATGAatgttacacacacatatacaggaatgggatctgtcatccaacaacccattatccagaaagctctgaattacggaaaggccatctccaatagactccattttatccaaattttttaaaaatgatttctgttttttctgtgtaataataaaacagtcgcttgtacttgatcccaaataagatataattaatccttattggaggcaaaaccagcctattggctttatttaatgttacattcggaaggggtttgttacagtgagagctgtgaagatgtggaattgtgtccctgaatcaattgtacaggctgatacattagataggtataaggaagggtcggatgctttattcaccagtagctcctcccagcagacaggagggagccaatgagattagaggagggaaaggggtgttacagggagagctgggaagtgaatcagggctacaggctgatacattagataggtacaagtaagggtcagatgctttattcaccagtatctcctcccagcagacaggagggagccaatgagattagaggagggaaaggggtgttacagggagagctgggaagtgaatcaggggtacaggctgatacattagataggtacaaggaagggtcggatgctttattcaccagtagctcctcccagcagacaggagggagccaatgagattagaggagggaaaggggtgttacagggagagctgggaagtgaatcaggggtacaggctgatacattagataggtacaaggaagggtcggatgctttattcaccagtagctcctcccagcagacaggagggagccaatgagattagaggagggaaaggggtgttacagggagagctgggaagtgaatcaggggtacaggctgatacattagataggtacaaggaagggtcggatgctttattcaccagtagctcctcccagcagacaggagggagccaatgagattagaggagggaaaggggtgttacagggagagctgggaagtgaatcaggggtacaggctgatacattagataggtataaggaagggtcggatgctttattcaccagtagctcctcccagcagacaggagggagccaatgagattagaggagggaaaggggtgttacagggagagctgggaagtgaatcagggctacaggctgatacattagataggtacaaggaagggtcggatgctttattcaccagtagctcctcccagcagacaggagggagccaatgagattagaggagggaaaggggtgttacagggagagctgggaagtgaatcaggggtacaggctgatacattagataggtataaggaagggtcggatgctttattcaccagtagctcctcccagcagacaggagggagccaatgagattagaggagggaaaggggtgttacagggagagctgggaagtgaatcaggggtacaggctgatacattagataggtacaaggaagggtcggatgctttattcaccagtagctcctcccagcagacaggagggagccaatgagattagaggagggaaaggggtgttacagggagagctgggaagtgagtcaggggtacaggctgatacattagataggtacaaggaagggtcggatgctttattcaccagtagctcctcccagcagacaggagggagccaatgagattagaggagggaaaggggtgttacagggagagctgggaagtgaatcaggggtacaggctgatacattagataggtataagaaggggttggatggtgtttagcaagtgagggaatacagggatatgggagagagctcatagtacaagttgatccagggactggtcccattgccattttggagtcaggaaggaatttgaggcaaattggagagacttcagatgggttttcaccttcctctggatcaactggcagatacgcaggttatatatagacttaaggttgaacttgatggatgtgtgtctttttcagCCTGACTTACTGCTACTATatatgttacatgattttctagtagatttaatgtCTGAAGATCCCAATgatagaaatatccattatctgaaaaactccgggtccagagcattctggataacaggtcctataactaCATTAGTCGATGTGGGTTATTGTGATGCCCAAACAATTAACaagattttgaaatgaaaaccagATTTTTTTGCGTGTTAGTTATACAAAAAACTAAGAGAACACTTGCTGAATATGAAATCTAGATGGTCTGTCCTTTTTGGGTGCAAGTTTAAAAATTTAAAAGTCCATTAAAAAAAGTGaagggaatgtttttttttgacacaatTAAGCTAAATTAGTTGTCTTGTGGGTTGTTAGAATGCACATGGGTGTATGTTTATCAAGGACTAATGTACCTGCAATAGTGGACTTTAGTGATTTAACACCTCCTTTTTATATAGCATTGCTATGTCTGGGTgtggtgtttaaaggagaagtaaagcctaactaaagaagtagctagaaatgttgtacatgatgttttgtgcttctgtaccagcccaaggcaaccacagccctttagcagtaaagatctgtgtctccaaagatgccccagtagctccccatcttcttttgtgctgattcactgattcacatgctctgtgctgctgtcacttactgagcttagggagccactcacaatatacagtacacatagaatagaaatgtcacaatataaggctgattagtaattaatacacataattactacatggcagcacagaaaccagtgcaattagcatcagaattgaataatcagcaaaccactgggacagaatgctctgttatacagatagctagaatctcagctgccataaagcaggacaggactgctgcttacaatggggatcagataggatctgtgcagccactgggacagaatgttctgttatacagatagctagaatctcagctgccataaagcagggcaggactgctgcttacaatggggatcagataggatctgtgcagccactgagacagaatgttctgttatacagatagctagaatctcagctgccataaagcaggacaggactgctgcttacaatggggatcagataggatctgtgcagccactgggacagaatgttctgttatacagatagctagaatctcagctgccataaagcagggcaggactgccaATTTTCTGGAATAAGGAAATAACCACTTACTTAATTTGAGTTATAttggataaaaaaatctgaattacttttatttccctttttagaTACTTGCTTGAAATAAAGAAGAGAGTTAAAAGAACCAAAAGTTAACAATTTCCAGATAAAAACAAGAAGTCTTCCAATAAGAAAAATCTGTATTAGACTTAGGAAAATCTTTAGCGCAATGGACAGTTCAAACTTCCAGAAGGAACTTCGCTTAGTGACTCAAAGTTTCCCATGCCTAAAGTGTGGGAAAAGATTCTGGTCAAAAAGCTCCGTTAAAGCTCACCAGAGCattcacaccggggagaaaccattcaagtgcacagaatgtggcagaaGTTTCAGGCTAAAACATACTCTTAAAAAACACCaggcaattcacacaggggagaaaccttatGTATGTACTGAATGTGGGAAACAATTCCCTGCAAAGGATCATCTAGTCATCCACCTGAATATTCACACAGGAGTAAAACCACACgtatgtacagaatgtgggaaaagcttctCCCAGAACAGTAACCTGCACAACCGCTTTaaaattcacacaggggagaaaccattttcttgctcagaatgtgggaaaagttttcGTTTAAAGGTCGACCTCACCAGACATCACACAATTcatacaggggagaaacctttcactTGTACTGAATGTGGGAGACGTTTCTCTACAAGCAATAATTTTACTTCACACCTAAGAACCCACAATTGAGAGAAACCTTTCACATGTAGTGGAGTGTGGAAACAATTCACTTAGAAGTTTGAAGGACACGTTCAAGTTCACACAGAAGAAAATACTTTTCCGTGTTCAGATTGTGGTTAAAGCTTTCAAGAGAAACGTTCAACTCGACCAACACAACTCACACGGCATTGAAACATTTTCCATACACGGAATGTGTGAGTTCTGTGTTCAGAGAGATTCCTTACCAAccaccagagaattcacacacTGGAGAATCTGTCCATGAAGATAATTTGAGAAACCTGACTCTACAAAGTCCATCCTTCAACAACAACATACAATTCATACAGGGCAGAAACCTTTCCCACGAATGTGGGAGACATTTCTCTACAAGCAATAATTTTACTTCACACCTAAGAACCCACAATCGAGAGAAACCTTTCACATGTTCAGGAGTGTGGAAACAATTCAGTTATGAGGATACGTTTGAAGAACACGTTCAACTCAACCAACACAACTCGCACAGCATTGAAACATATTCTATACACGAAATGTTCTATGTTCAGAGAGATTCCTTACCAAccaccagagaattcacacacTGGAGAATCTGTCCATGAAGAGAATTTTCATGAAGAGAAACCAAGTCCATCATTCAACAACAGCATATaatacaggggagaaacctttctcAGAATGAAGTTTCTCAAGTAGTAGGTTTCATCTCCTCCACCAGAACATACAAGGGAAGAGATACAGTCACTTATTTCTCCTCCAGACTCTCTACtctctacttccgatgatgtcacttccggtttataatgtcagcacttcctgattcttgatggtcagcgggtcgcgggtccgggttgcagagaaggtatTTGCGggtcgggtccaagcgggtaagaatgcgggtgcgggttgcgggtacggttcgggtcccaaaaaatggacccgcgcaggactctagtttaggtggcatatgttaggaaatgtagaggggaagagggtacccccaaaaaaaattacaatctttttcagcccatcacccttaaaaaagtaaaagacaccagtgttttttgggacttagaaaaaatgttcaacttttttttgacacaaGCCCTATCTAcgctattgcactttgcctggtctgagttggcgaaggcaagtctggcgcaagaggtaacgttcagtaaaatccgcaagttgcCACACTATAGAAGTGACTGCATTGCTCTGGGAGAGAGGTTTAATAGGCTTCTTCTATCTCAGTGTACACCCCCACCTCAGGtgtagagtaaaggtggccatacacgggctgataaaagctgccgacagaccgagtcggcagcttattggcccgtgtatgggggcccccggcgggcttccccgatcgagatcggccagatctcgatcagatggggttaaaaatcccgtcggatcgcggccgcatctgttcgttgatgcggtcccgcgattcgACCGCctgtttgcgaacgtgaaggatccgatcgttgggccctagggcccacgatcggatcagcccgatattgcccacctcaaggtgggcatatcggaggtagatccgctcgtttggcgacatcgccaaacgagcggatctatccgtgtatggccacctttaatcaatTGAAATTGGAGTTACCTAGAGAAACAGCCAGGAATGCAGtgcttgctgctaattgtgctttattgccatgacatgtttcgggctcaaggccctttatcaagtgttatattTTACACATGAAGAAAAACCATTTCTACAGAAATAGTGTAAAAGACCTCCCCTTAGGGAGTTGTGCAAAGTCCATCATTGTCCAATCAGTCCATTGTTCCACTTAGTGTGatgcacccagggccgccattagaaatcaccgggccccgtacaacaaaacttttggggccccctgggccccgcccacactgacgaccaagctccaccccatatgccgcccactccacatcgcagttaaaagaccacacagacatcagcgctaaaaaagtaaaaacccccccacacacaagttataaaaagctattgatggtcagggcacccttataagttaaaaaaaacttggggccccaacaaaatgaaaatgtaaaaaaaaacagaaaaaaaaaacattggtggcaggggcccccttataaattaaaaacaaattggggccccaaaaaaattaaaaaaaaaaaaagttttttgaacaaaaaaaaaaagtggcaggggcccccttacaagttaaaaaaattggggacagttcacctcagtcccaaggtgcaaaatcaaaattactgtgtccaaacggaatgtgagggtctccaaaaattccgtttggacacagtaTCTGAAGGAGTTCCTTGTTTAAAATTTCGGATGTTTCCCCTATGTTCTTTAATCCTAGTTCTTGTCTGGCCTATATACCCCTTGCCGCATTGGGCATTTTAGtaggtatattacattttctgtattgcAAGTAgcataatgtttaatttttattgggGTGCCTTGTGTCGGGTGTCGCAcaggttcccctttaataatcgaGGAGCAGCAAATACACCCCATACAAGCAAAAGTGCCCTTTTTAGGTtctcttttcaacatttttattgagttttccaaaaacaagcaagatttaCTTATCACAGCGCAAATTGAGTGTGATTAAGCTATTTAACTGCATGCATACATCATGCTGTTTACAACACAAAGGCATACTTTTTAGGTTCTCCTAGAAATCTTTGGGTACCTCGATGTTTCGGGGGGTATACTTCTGCTGGGCATAATGTGTCTCTTATGGTTTTGCCCTTAGTGTAACTAAACAATGGGGATGTggaaatttctttattttttcaagtGCAAAACTGGAACCATAACATAAATAACAATTTCTAAGCGCAAACAAAGGGCCAATgcagatttcagtacagaaatataaaagtacaaatatTAAATGTAAACGTAGTGCGAGTTTATAATAGTGACAGCATTCCCAGCAGAAACTAGTTTCAAAATGACAGTTCtgtaaatgaattatttgcagggtaatTAGGAGGGTGTACGATGTAGACGGTTGGTTATACCAGAAATTAGAAGGGGGTCTAGGAGATGAGGGAACCTGAACTGGAGGTTGTGGTTGTTGATTCAGAGCCATGGTTTGCCTGTGCACCACTTTATTCCTCTCTTCTTTTGCTCATCATTTTAAAGAAGGCAGAAGTGATTTAAGGAAAGTTAAACCAGAATCTTTTAATGTCAGTgaacttttctttctctttgaaaAAGTGGAAGACGCCTCTCGTTTACGGCGTGACACATCAGGACAGGAAGGTTGATTGGATAATTATACTTCTGGTGGCACACGTGACATATCGGATGCACTTTGAACTGAATCAATAACTTCATTTGCATCCTTGGTGCTTGTTGTGTGATCCACATCCAAACAGCTTGATGTCCTTACacacatttaataaatacattatctCCAATTTACAAGATGTTCGTAAAATAAATGACCAGTAAATTTTACCTACTGTTATTGGTAATGGGTACACTGCCTTTCCCTTTACATATACATAATacccagccttgtgcctttatatggtcacagaacaacccctcagtgacttctaatatccttatcatttacagtagggggtacattatcccttataatacatgagtgatactcagagttccctgtataactcagcctgcagccttgtgcctttatatggtcacagaacaacccctcagtgacttctaatatccttatcatttacagtaggggtacattatcccttataatacatgagtgatactcagagttccctgtataactcagcctgcagccttgtgccttcatatggtcacagaacaacccctcagtgacttctaatatccttatcatttacagtagggggtacattatcccttataatacatgagtgatactcagagttccctgtataactcagcctgcagccttgtgtctttatatggtcacagaacaacccctcagtgacttctaatatccttatcatttacagtagggggtacattatcccttataatacatgagtgatactcagagttccctgtataactcagcctgcagccttgtgtctttatatggtcacagaacaacccctcagtgacttctaatatccttatcatttacagtaggggtaca
This is a stretch of genomic DNA from Xenopus laevis strain J_2021 chromosome 6S, Xenopus_laevis_v10.1, whole genome shotgun sequence. It encodes these proteins:
- the LOC108695573 gene encoding LOW QUALITY PROTEIN: oocyte zinc finger protein XlCOF15-like (The sequence of the model RefSeq protein was modified relative to this genomic sequence to represent the inferred CDS: inserted 3 bases in 2 codons; substituted 3 bases at 3 genomic stop codons), with protein sequence MDSSNFQKELRLVTQSFPCLKCGKRFWSKSSVKAHQSIHTGEKPFKCTECGRSFRLKHTLKKHQAIHTGEKPYVCTECGKQFPAKDHLVIHLNIHTGVKPHVCTECGKSFSQNSNLHNRFKIHTGEKPFSCSECGKSFRLKVDLTRHHTIHTGEKPFTCTECGRRFSTSNNFTSHLRTHNXEKPFTCSGVWKQFTXKFEGHVQVHTEENTFPCSDCGXSFQEKRSTRXNTTHTALKHFPYTECVXVLCSERFLTNHQRIHTLENLSMKII